Genomic DNA from Deinococcus humi:
CCCGTCGCTCGGCAGCGTCGCCCACAGCGGTGCTGTGACGCACGATGGTGGTGAGAACTGGAATCTCCTGTTCGGCCAGGGCGTCACGCAGCTCCTCGCCCCGTCCGCCCATGTTGGCGACGATCAGCACCTGGTAATTGCCGGCCCCACCCTCAACAAGGGGGGTCAGGGTGCGAATCAGGCCGGTGGCGCTCAGACCATCGGGTTTGGTGGGGATCAGGAGCAGATCGCTTTGCTGGGCCAGGCTCAACAGATCACCTCCCTGTTCGTTGCCCTTGGTGTCAATCACCACGTACTCGAAATCCTCTCCGTCGCCGGGCTGATACGCCCGGTAGGGCTGGACCTCGAATGTCCAGCCGTCAAAATCCCCCTCCCGCCACACGGCGGAGCATTGCAGCTCGTCATCGGCGTCCAGGAGGAGGGTGCGGCCCTTGCGGCCCAGTTGCTGGGCGAGGTGGATCGCCGTGGTGGTCTTGCCCACCCCGCCCTTCATATTGCCGATAGAGATGATTTTAGGCATGAGTTATTTTATGCGTTTAATAGTAAATTAGCAAACTATTTTTAGATCCATCCTGAGCTGCCCGGTACGCCTGGAACCGAAATACGACCAGGGTGGGAAAGCCAACTCCCTGAACTCGCGCCCAGAAAGATACAATTCCATCTGGGGAGATCTCCCTCAAGTGACCCAGTCCAGGAGCAGCCCAAGCGCCTCACATGCCTCCTTCCCACCGTTCAAAGCTTCATCCAGGCGCTGATGTATTGGGGACGGGTCTGCCGTACCGGTGGGAATCAAGACCACCGGGCCGCAGGGTGTGACCGACAGGCCCAGCGCGGCGTGGGCCACACTGTTGGGACGCGGGTCACGGGGAGCGACGCTGGAAATCACCGCGTAGGCCGAGACCTGCTGGGTGTGCGGCGGCAGGCGCTGACCTACGCCCAGCCGCTCAGCAATCCAGCGCCTCCCCTCTTCAAGGGGTTCCAGGTCACGCCGTTCGGTTCGTCCATCCGGGTAAAGCGCATACAGAAAGTGGCGCATCTGGGGGCGGGCGTCGATCACCGCGATGTCCTCGGGACGATTCACCCCCAGGGCCGTCAGGGCAGCCGGGTCACCTTCCAGGGCGCGGGCGTACAGATGGACCAAACTGTCAGGAGAAGTGGCCTGCTGGCGTTGCTTGGCAGGGCTGGGGCCGTCAGCGGGGTCATGCGGAACAATCACGATGGGGCCATGCAGCGGCGGATACTGGGTCAGGTCCAGTCCGATGAGGCGGCTGCCGATCCAGTTGGGGGGCAGGTTGTGGATCAGTCCTTCCTCGTTGATCACCACTTCATGACTGTTGAGGGCGTGGTAATGGGCGGGAAGGTACTCGATCCAGCCGCCCACTGCTGCCCTGAGCAGGCTCAGGGTGTCGGTCTCCGGGCCGATCTCGGTCACGTCTTGCCGTCCGTCGGGGTAAATCACTCGCAGGGTGGGGGTCATGGGCGCTCCTTGAAGGGAAGGGGAGGGTTTTTCCTCCCCACGGAGGTCCTCAGGCGGCGGCCTGGGTCTGGCGGCCTTTAAGCTGCGCGGCCACCTCACGGGCTTTCGGGTACAGGCGGCACAGGTGGCCCCAGACGATCTTTGCTTCTCCTTCCGTCAGATCCGCCAGGGTGGACAGCGGCCACGGCTCGCACAGCGCGGCGGCGCTGAGTGCGTAGTGCTGAGCGTGAGGCAGGCCCATCAGGCCCATGATCTTGTGGAGCGCACATGCGCGGGCCTTGCCGATCACCGGAGTCGGCGGCGACTGACTGACAGTCAGCCGCTCCTCGCCCAGCAGGGTCACGGTGTTGTCGCGGTCTGCGAGGTAGCCCACGGCCCGCTCCAGAGAATCCTGAGCCTCGCCGTCGATTTCGGCAGTCTTCGCGCCGCTTGCATCGGCGCACAGGGTCACGGTATGGGAACCCAGATAGACCGTGGCGCTGGGGCCGTCGCCCCAGGTGCCGTAGAGGTCCACTTTCCAGGTGCGGCGAATGTTGCGGGGGGTGCTGCGGTCTTGCATTTTGCTCCTCCTTACCCTGTCCGGGGTAAAGACATAGTACCGCAAATGCGGTACTATGTCAAGTTTTCCATCATGTCAGACGCTAAAAACAGAGGAGGCTGCACTTGAGTGCGGCCCCCTCACCAGACAGGATCAAAAGGGGGCGGTCTGTTGCAAAATGGCGAACAGGTCAGCCTGCTTTGCGGCGGCGGTGAGCTTGGCTCTGACCGTCACGTCATGCAGATCAAGGGTCGACAAATCGCGGTGCAACGCTTCAGCGTGGGCGGCGTGCCTCGCGCAGTCGCTGCGGCGGTCCGGGTTCGGCACCGCGCAGGGCGTGGCGCGCAGGTGCGCCAGTATCAGGGCGGCAGCGGGCTTCCCGGTCCGGGCAGCGTGCCGGACATCTCTGAGACGCTGGGCGTACAGAACGCGCACCATTTTGATGTTGGCGGCGGCGTGCTGGATTTCAGGACTGCGCCTGGAGTAGGCGTCGTTGGTCATGGCATCCTTTCCTGCGGGCTAGGTGGCCCGCCTGACACGCGCGGGCCTGCCCCTGAAAAGTCTTACACGGCTTTCAGAGAGCGCGAGCGGGTGTGTACCTTTTCGCTGCCGTACTTCTCGCGCAGTTCCTCCATGCTGGTGTTGCTGCGGCCCCGGCTGAATTTGCCCTTGAACGCCCACATCTTCCGCTTACCCATGAACCAGTAATCGGCGGCCTTCAGCGCGTCCTTATGGGTCCGGGTATCGCCGCCCACCCAGACCCACGCCCCGACGATCTCAATGTCCAATCCGTCCAGGTGCGCGATTTTCTCCACGGCGGCCCTGACCCTGGCCTCCACCTCGGCTTCTTCAGCGCGGCTCTTGTACCACTTGTCCTCACCGTATTCCTCGTCCGGCTTGGCGTTCAGAAGCCGCGTCATGGCGGCTTCGTAGTCATTGTTAATGGCCTGCATCTGCTGTGTGCTGCCGCCTTTGTCCGGGTGATACTGCTTGCAAAGCTGACGGTAAGCGGCCTTCAGGTCGGCGGTGTCGGTGATGTGCTGGAAGTAGGTCATGGTTCGTCGCTCCTTTGCCCTGTCCGGGGTAAATCAATAGTACCGCAAATGCGGTACTATGTCAAACATTCCCTTCTCTGAGACAGAGAAAATCGTTCATTCATCCCTGGACGCCCACACCCCGCCCCCTCCGGGCGGGCGTGTGCCGCCCCCGGCGGCCTCTGGGCCTGGCTCGCCTCCCCACAGCGCTCCCACGCCTCTCCCCGCGCCTTGCTCAAGCTGCTGTCAAGCGGGGGCCGCCAGAAGCGGCCCCCGTCGCAACCCGGCCTCCCTCTGGCCGGGTTTGACAGCGTTCTGCACGCTTTGCCATCCTGGGGGCCGCAGGCCAGAGAAAAAATGTCGCGCCATTCCCTGACATTTTTTCTCTGGCGCATGCCCGTCCGGCGAGGACTTTTGCCCTTCAGGCGTGACCGCAGGGAACAGAGGGGCTGTGCGCCGTCAGGCGCTCCATTGGGTCCTGAGCCGCCCTTCCTCGTGGCTGGTCCAAAGGTCCGCGAGGGGGGGGTACAAAAACCGTTGTGCTGGGGGGCAGCGGGCGGCGTTTCATCAGCCCGCATCCCGGCCCCCCAGCACGCTTTTAGGTTTTTGTCAGGGGGGTACGCCCCCCTCCTTTAAGACAGACTTGCCACTTGATCAAAAAGAAATCCAATGTTGAAAATAAGTTAAATATTTTTCTATTTAAATAATTCCGTCAGGCGATGGCCCTGGCACCCTAAACCACCATCACAGGTCCAGATCGATCTGGCGCGTGCGGCCCTGGCCCTCGGCGTCCTGGGCAGGGGGACCGTACTCCGTGGCCGTGAAGTGAACCGTCCCGCTCGGCGGTCTCCCCTCCGAGTCAACATCTCTAGTCTGCGCCACGATCACGTCGCCGTCAGACCGCATCACCACCACCTCTGGGCTGCTGAGGGCCACCTGACCGCCGTACTCGCGGCCCGGCGTCGCTGTGGCGATGTACATCTCTTGCCAATTCACCTGTTCCTGATCAAGAAAGCCCTGCGCCTTGTCCAGCGCCGCCACCCGCTGGGAATCGCTGATCTCCTGAAACAGCCGCCCCATCCCGGACAGGTCGCCCATCCGGGCCTCCAGGCTGACAATGCTCATGCGCTCGGCGCTCACCACATCGAAGTTAAGGGGATGACCGGCCTGCTCAGCCAACTGAAGCATGAACTCGCGCTGGGTGCGGCCATTGCCCTCCATGAAGGGGTGGGCATTGTTGATCTCCGAGAAGGTCCGCGCGGCCCGATCTGCAAATTCGGAACGGGAGAGGCCCTGCAAGTGGTCTTGCTGCTGGAGCTGAAGGAAGGTGGCTTTCAAGCTGCGGTCCACCTGGTTGCTCGGCACGAACGGCACCGGCGTCAGCCCGTCGTCCTTGTGGATCAAGGGGGCAGCCCGGACCTGTTGACCCTCAATCTGCATCGGCTGGTTGCGGGTGGTTCCGGCCCACTCGTAAATGTCTTGAAAAGTGTGCTGGTGAATTGCCCGCAGATGGTCCAGGTCAAAGCGCC
This window encodes:
- a CDS encoding DUF3846 domain-containing protein — encoded protein: MTPTLRVIYPDGRQDVTEIGPETDTLSLLRAAVGGWIEYLPAHYHALNSHEVVINEEGLIHNLPPNWIGSRLIGLDLTQYPPLHGPIVIVPHDPADGPSPAKQRQQATSPDSLVHLYARALEGDPAALTALGVNRPEDIAVIDARPQMRHFLYALYPDGRTERRDLEPLEEGRRWIAERLGVGQRLPPHTQQVSAYAVISSVAPRDPRPNSVAHAALGLSVTPCGPVVLIPTGTADPSPIHQRLDEALNGGKEACEALGLLLDWVT
- a CDS encoding ParA family protein, giving the protein MPKIISIGNMKGGVGKTTTAIHLAQQLGRKGRTLLLDADDELQCSAVWREGDFDGWTFEVQPYRAYQPGDGEDFEYVVIDTKGNEQGGDLLSLAQQSDLLLIPTKPDGLSATGLIRTLTPLVEGGAGNYQVLIVANMGGRGEELRDALAEQEIPVLTTIVRHSTAVGDAAERRVPLDALKGNRYAKLLALEYASATREVLGHV
- a CDS encoding Fic/DOC family protein; amino-acid sequence: MTRGSEFFYYDNGVPKNRLGLDDAEALSLIERDLTFTRMLEIRNGTAPDTTRSGRFDLDHLRAIHQHTFQDIYEWAGTTRNQPMQIEGQQVRAAPLIHKDDGLTPVPFVPSNQVDRSLKATFLQLQQQDHLQGLSRSEFADRAARTFSEINNAHPFMEGNGRTQREFMLQLAEQAGHPLNFDVVSAERMSIVSLEARMGDLSGMGRLFQEISDSQRVAALDKAQGFLDQEQVNWQEMYIATATPGREYGGQVALSSPEVVVMRSDGDVIVAQTRDVDSEGRPPSGTVHFTATEYGPPAQDAEGQGRTRQIDLDL
- a CDS encoding molecular chaperone DnaJ — encoded protein: MTYFQHITDTADLKAAYRQLCKQYHPDKGGSTQQMQAINNDYEAAMTRLLNAKPDEEYGEDKWYKSRAEEAEVEARVRAAVEKIAHLDGLDIEIVGAWVWVGGDTRTHKDALKAADYWFMGKRKMWAFKGKFSRGRSNTSMEELREKYGSEKVHTRSRSLKAV